In one window of Nitrospira sp. DNA:
- a CDS encoding AtpZ/AtpI family protein yields MPPSQDPLYAGLGQAVRIGTELLAALIVGGGLGWVVDTYLLDSNPWGLVVGLGLGAAAGVRSAYRSAQRWQS; encoded by the coding sequence ATGCCCCCCTCTCAGGATCCGTTATATGCGGGGCTCGGGCAGGCTGTCCGGATCGGGACGGAACTGCTTGCTGCGTTGATCGTCGGGGGAGGACTGGGTTGGGTCGTCGACACCTATCTGCTCGATTCTAATCCATGGGGATTGGTGGTGGGGTTAGGGTTGGGGGCCGCAGCCGGTGTACGGAGCGCCTATCGGTCTGCGCAACGATGGCAGAGTTAA